One part of the Pandoraea faecigallinarum genome encodes these proteins:
- a CDS encoding TRAP transporter substrate-binding protein, with protein sequence MTRPTSQSRRSVLRALSALPALGVTGMTGALPGAARAAAPEYVFKYGNNLPVSHPLNVRAQEVAARIAAESKGRMELRVFPNNQLGGDTDMLAQVRNGGIDIFNAGTMVIATLAPISAITAVGFAFSSYDQVWQAVDGQLGNSIREAFAKTGLYTFEKMWDNGFRQITSGNKPIAKAGDLSGMKIRVPVSPMGISLFKSLQASPTSLQFSEVYSALQTRVVDAQENPLAIVQTAKLYEVQKYCAITNHSWDGYHLVVNGRSWRALPDDLKVIVARAFNEAAIKQREDVYRLNTGLQSELAGKGLAFNTAPPETFRAQLQKSGYYAEWQKKFGAQAWALLEATAGKVA encoded by the coding sequence ATGACCCGTCCGACCTCTCAAAGCCGTCGCAGTGTGCTGCGCGCGCTGTCCGCCCTGCCCGCCCTGGGCGTCACCGGCATGACTGGCGCGCTGCCCGGTGCGGCACGTGCCGCAGCACCGGAATACGTGTTCAAGTACGGCAACAATCTGCCGGTGAGCCATCCGTTGAATGTGCGCGCGCAGGAAGTCGCCGCGCGCATCGCCGCCGAAAGCAAGGGCCGGATGGAACTGCGCGTGTTTCCGAACAACCAGCTGGGCGGTGACACCGACATGCTTGCTCAGGTGCGCAATGGCGGCATCGACATCTTCAACGCGGGCACGATGGTGATCGCCACGCTCGCACCGATCAGCGCGATCACGGCCGTCGGTTTCGCGTTTTCGAGTTACGACCAGGTGTGGCAGGCGGTCGACGGGCAACTGGGCAACAGCATTCGCGAGGCCTTCGCGAAGACCGGTCTCTACACCTTCGAGAAGATGTGGGACAACGGCTTTCGTCAGATCACGAGCGGCAACAAGCCGATTGCGAAGGCAGGCGATCTGTCGGGCATGAAGATCCGCGTGCCGGTCAGCCCGATGGGCATCTCGCTGTTCAAGTCGTTGCAGGCGTCGCCGACGAGCCTTCAGTTCAGCGAGGTCTATTCGGCACTGCAAACGCGCGTCGTCGACGCGCAGGAGAATCCGCTCGCCATCGTGCAGACGGCCAAGCTCTACGAAGTGCAGAAGTATTGCGCGATCACGAATCACAGCTGGGACGGCTATCACCTCGTGGTCAACGGCCGCTCGTGGCGTGCCCTGCCGGACGACCTCAAGGTTATCGTCGCGCGCGCGTTCAACGAAGCCGCCATCAAGCAACGCGAAGACGTCTACAGACTCAACACGGGGCTGCAAAGCGAACTCGCGGGCAAGGGCCTGGCGTTCAACACCGCCCCCCCTGAGACGTTCCGCGCCCAGTTGCAGAAGTCCGGCTACTACGCCGAGTGGCAGAAGAAGTTCGGTGCACAGGCGTGGGCGCTGCTTGAAGCCACCGCCGGCAAGGTGGCCTGA
- a CDS encoding TRAP transporter large permease subunit: MNPRPAHSPDGVHAGGTLASDAPAHGWHAFLGALDRAIGWLTEIPAALLVLADIVVMLAGVIARYAFHAPLVWGDELAGILFLWMSMLGAVVALRRGEHMRMTAFVGKAKPATRAFLDVLAIAAALAFLLLIVHPAYEYASEESFVVTPALEISNAWRAAALPAGVALMLAVSVLRLLRTAPTMRAVHAAAVVAAVCLAFWLLGPMLAPLGRWNLVIFFAGVVGACVFAGVPIAFSFALATFGFLALTTRTPLVVLVGRMDEGMSHLILLAVPLFVFLGLLIEMTGMARAMVQFLASMLGHVRGGLSYVLIGGMYLVSGISGSKAADMAAIAPVLFPEMKKRGADPGDLVALLSTTGAQTETIPPSIVLITIGSVTGVSIAALFTGGLLPGVVLGIALCCVVWWRYRHEDLSGVVKAKKGEVLRAFVYALPAVALPFVIRAAVVEGIATATEVSTIGIAYSVIAGLLIYRQFDTRRLLPMLIETAALSGAIIFIIGAATGMAWGLTQSGFAQDLAAAMERMPGGSAGFIFVSVIAFIVLGSVLEGIPAIVLFGPLMFPIARAVGVHEVHYAMVVVLSMGLGLFAPPFGVGYYAACAIGKVDPARGMRAIWGYLVALIVGLICVAAIPWISTGFLH; encoded by the coding sequence ATGAACCCGCGCCCCGCGCATTCGCCGGACGGTGTGCACGCCGGGGGCACCCTGGCGAGCGACGCACCGGCGCACGGCTGGCACGCCTTCCTCGGGGCATTGGACCGTGCCATCGGCTGGCTCACCGAGATTCCGGCGGCGCTGCTTGTGCTTGCGGACATCGTCGTGATGCTTGCCGGGGTGATTGCCCGGTATGCGTTTCACGCGCCGCTCGTCTGGGGCGACGAACTGGCCGGCATCCTGTTCCTGTGGATGTCGATGCTCGGCGCCGTGGTCGCGCTGCGGCGCGGCGAACATATGCGCATGACGGCGTTCGTCGGGAAGGCCAAACCCGCGACGCGCGCATTCCTCGACGTACTCGCGATTGCCGCGGCACTGGCGTTCCTGCTGCTGATCGTGCATCCGGCGTACGAATACGCGTCGGAAGAGTCGTTCGTCGTCACCCCCGCACTGGAGATCAGCAACGCGTGGCGTGCCGCGGCATTGCCCGCCGGTGTGGCGCTGATGCTGGCCGTCAGCGTGTTGCGGCTGCTGCGTACGGCGCCGACGATGCGTGCCGTGCACGCCGCTGCGGTCGTGGCGGCGGTGTGTCTGGCGTTCTGGCTGCTCGGGCCGATGCTCGCGCCGCTCGGACGCTGGAATCTCGTCATCTTCTTCGCGGGCGTCGTCGGCGCGTGCGTCTTCGCCGGCGTGCCGATTGCATTTTCGTTCGCGCTTGCCACGTTCGGTTTTCTCGCGCTGACGACACGCACGCCGCTCGTCGTCCTCGTGGGGCGCATGGACGAAGGCATGTCGCATCTGATCCTGCTGGCCGTGCCGCTGTTCGTCTTTCTCGGGTTGCTGATCGAGATGACAGGGATGGCGCGTGCAATGGTGCAGTTTCTGGCCAGCATGCTCGGGCACGTGCGCGGCGGGTTGAGTTATGTACTCATCGGCGGAATGTATCTGGTGTCGGGCATCTCCGGCTCGAAGGCCGCCGACATGGCCGCTATTGCGCCGGTGCTGTTCCCCGAGATGAAAAAGCGTGGTGCCGACCCCGGCGATCTCGTCGCGCTGCTCTCGACTACCGGCGCACAGACCGAGACCATTCCGCCGTCGATTGTGCTGATTACCATCGGATCGGTGACGGGCGTCTCGATTGCCGCGCTGTTCACGGGCGGTTTGCTGCCCGGTGTCGTGCTGGGCATTGCGCTGTGCTGTGTGGTGTGGTGGCGCTACCGTCACGAAGATCTGTCGGGCGTCGTGAAGGCGAAAAAAGGCGAAGTGCTGCGCGCTTTCGTGTACGCGCTGCCTGCGGTGGCATTGCCTTTCGTGATCCGTGCAGCGGTCGTCGAGGGCATTGCCACGGCAACCGAAGTTTCCACGATCGGGATCGCTTATTCGGTGATCGCGGGGCTGCTGATCTATCGACAGTTCGATACGCGTCGCCTGCTGCCGATGCTCATCGAGACGGCAGCGCTCTCGGGCGCCATCATCTTCATCATCGGTGCCGCGACGGGCATGGCGTGGGGGCTGACGCAGTCGGGCTTCGCGCAGGATCTCGCCGCGGCGATGGAACGTATGCCGGGCGGCAGCGCGGGTTTCATCTTCGTGTCCGTCATCGCGTTCATCGTGCTCGGCAGCGTACTCGAAGGCATTCCCGCCATCGTGCTGTTCGGCCCGCTGATGTTTCCGATTGCGCGGGCCGTGGGCGTGCACGAAGTGCATTACGCCATGGTTGTCGTGCTCTCGATGGGGCTGGGGTTGTTCGCGCCGCCGTTCGGTGTGGGTTATTACGCCGCCTGCGCCATCGGCAAGGTGGACCCGGCCAGGGGCATGCGCGCGATCTGGGGCTATCTCGTGGCACTCATCGTCGGACTGATCTGCGTGGCCGCGATTCCCTGGATTTCCACCGGCTTTCTTCACTGA
- a CDS encoding VOC family protein translates to MSRFFGEIRQVAYLVPDIEAAMTYWSSVLGVGPWYYNPKVPIRNYMYRGKAFEPHNSVALANAGGLQIELLQIRNDVPSMYRDFLEAGRSGAQHVAYWTEDFETDLARARAAGFEVCMSGEVGENGRFVYFEDRNAEPGCHPGTTVELSEVAGPKGRLFTLIREAAANWDGTDPIRPFPDLSKL, encoded by the coding sequence ATGAGCAGATTCTTCGGCGAGATTCGCCAGGTGGCCTACCTGGTGCCCGATATCGAGGCGGCGATGACCTACTGGTCGAGCGTGCTCGGCGTGGGGCCGTGGTACTACAACCCCAAGGTGCCGATTCGCAATTACATGTATCGCGGCAAGGCGTTCGAGCCGCACAATTCCGTGGCGTTGGCCAACGCCGGCGGCTTGCAGATCGAGTTGCTCCAGATTCGCAACGACGTGCCGTCGATGTATCGGGATTTTCTCGAAGCGGGCCGCTCCGGTGCGCAACACGTTGCCTACTGGACGGAAGACTTCGAAACGGATCTCGCCCGCGCACGTGCAGCCGGTTTCGAAGTCTGCATGAGCGGAGAAGTCGGCGAGAACGGCCGCTTCGTCTATTTCGAGGATCGCAACGCCGAGCCGGGATGTCATCCCGGCACTACCGTCGAGCTCTCGGAAGTCGCCGGCCCGAAAGGACGGCTGTTCACGCTGATTCGCGAGGCTGCCGCCAACTGGGACGGCACCGATCCCATTCGTCCTTTCCCGGATCTGTCGAAGCTATGA
- a CDS encoding ribulose-bisphosphate carboxylase large subunit family protein yields MTATLRATYLIETPLDPRKVAEVMAGEQSCGTFTRVEGETDALRERARAVVEAVDALEDVAQPGLPNAFLERTGISGTGGTGGTGGIWHRARVRIAFPCGNIGINLPTLAATLAGNLYDLGEVTGMRLERIALPWAYRNHFELPRYGIAGTRRATGVPVGALVGTILKPNVGMSAEDTAALVARLCAAGVDFIKDDEVCANPVHAPLAQRVPAVMAAVRSHRERTGKQVMVAFNITDETDAMRGHADLVEREGGNCVMVSLNWCGFSAVQTLRRHTGLAIHAHRNGYGAMSRAPLLGIGFQAYQTLWRLAGVDHMHVHGLQGKFAQPDAEVIESAHDCYTALASDAPASAPDDLVMPAFSSGQWAGTVPATWEAVGRDDLLFMAGGGILAHPDGPAAGVQSLRDAWQAVREGESLALAALHAPALAAALRFFGR; encoded by the coding sequence ATGACCGCGACCCTTCGCGCAACCTATCTGATCGAGACACCGCTCGACCCGCGCAAGGTGGCGGAGGTCATGGCGGGCGAACAGTCCTGCGGCACCTTCACGCGCGTCGAAGGCGAGACGGACGCCTTGCGCGAGCGCGCGCGCGCCGTGGTGGAAGCTGTCGATGCGCTCGAAGACGTCGCGCAGCCTGGCCTGCCGAACGCGTTTCTCGAGCGAACCGGCATCAGCGGCACTGGCGGCACTGGCGGCACCGGCGGCATCTGGCACCGTGCACGTGTGCGCATCGCGTTCCCCTGCGGGAACATCGGCATCAATCTGCCCACGCTTGCCGCCACGCTCGCGGGAAATCTCTACGATCTCGGCGAAGTGACGGGGATGCGGCTGGAGCGCATTGCCTTGCCGTGGGCTTACCGCAATCATTTCGAATTGCCGCGCTACGGCATTGCCGGTACGCGCCGCGCCACCGGCGTGCCGGTGGGGGCGCTGGTCGGCACGATTCTCAAGCCGAACGTTGGCATGAGCGCCGAGGACACGGCTGCGCTGGTCGCACGGTTGTGCGCTGCCGGTGTCGACTTCATCAAGGATGACGAAGTCTGCGCCAACCCGGTCCACGCCCCGCTTGCGCAGCGGGTGCCCGCGGTGATGGCGGCCGTGCGCTCCCACCGCGAGCGCACCGGCAAGCAGGTGATGGTGGCATTCAATATCACCGACGAGACGGATGCCATGCGGGGTCATGCCGATCTCGTTGAGCGCGAAGGCGGCAACTGTGTGATGGTGAGCCTGAACTGGTGCGGGTTCTCCGCCGTGCAGACACTGCGCCGTCACACCGGACTGGCGATCCACGCCCATCGAAACGGCTATGGCGCGATGTCGCGCGCGCCGTTGCTCGGCATCGGCTTTCAGGCCTATCAGACGCTCTGGCGACTCGCCGGTGTCGACCATATGCATGTGCACGGATTGCAGGGAAAGTTCGCGCAACCCGACGCTGAAGTGATCGAGTCGGCGCACGACTGTTACACCGCGCTGGCCAGCGATGCGCCGGCCAGCGCGCCGGACGATCTGGTGATGCCTGCGTTTTCGTCCGGCCAGTGGGCCGGCACGGTACCTGCGACATGGGAGGCGGTGGGCCGCGACGATCTGCTTTTCATGGCCGGCGGCGGCATTCTGGCGCATCCGGACGGGCCCGCGGCCGGCGTGCAGAGCCTGCGCGACGCGTGGCAGGCCGTTCGCGAAGGCGAGTCGCTGGCGTTAGCTGCATTGCATGCCCCGGCGCTTGCCGCCGCCCTCCGGTTCTTTGGCCGTTGA